CCACACGAGTAGGAAGTCCAGTTGATGGTCCTCCTCTCATAACATTTATGATTACAAGGGGAACTTCTGCTATAAATCCAAGACCAATATTTTCAGCCTTTAGTGAAATACCTGGTCCACTTGTGGCTGTTAGTGATTTTTTACCACTCATTGAAGCACCTAGTGCTGCACAAATCCCTGCAATCTCATCTTCCATTTGGATAGCTGCACCTCCAGAGGCTGGAAGCAAATCTGAAAGTGTATGCATAACTTCACTTGAGGGAGTAATAGGATATCCAGAAAAAAACTCACATCCTGCATCAACAGATGCAATAGCTGCAAGTTCATTTCCTGTACATATTAGTTCTCTTGCCATTATTAATCCTTGATTCTGTAATTGTTTTCTTTTAGTATTCTAGCTCGTTGTTTTGATTCTTCTGTTAGTTTGGCAAACTTGTACTCATGTTTAGTAGCTACACTTATTGCAAAATCAGGACAAGCATATTCACAATCACCGCATCCAATACATGACTCTTTTGATATGATTCTAACCTTTGAACCAAGTGTCGAAGTAGAATCATATGTCATAGCAAGAACGCCTGCTGGACAAACAGAAGCACAGAGGTCACACGCCTTACACCTTTTTGCATCAATCCAAACTGGTGTATTAAGTGGAGTTTCCATTGAAGTCATTTTATCTCCTTTTATTTTCATTAAATAAAAATATTAAAATATATATTAAAATGGTATCTAATATAGGCTAAATATATTATATAAACAATTGTGATTTTACTTCAAAGCATTATTAGAGAGTTTTTAGTACAATACAAAAAAATAAAAAAGGCTTTATTTGCTTCTATATCAACCACAAGATGGCTATTGTTACAATAGTGATACTCACTTTTTACATCATTTTATAAATACAAATTTAAAAATCTTTAAAAACATAAAAGGTGAACTCTTAGACATAGGAAGTGGAAGTGGGATATTGGGACTTTTAGTTGCAAGAGATAATCCAAGATTAAATTTAAATCAATGCGAAGTTCAGGATAAATTTCAAGAATTGACAAAGATAAATTCTAAAAACAATAAAATAGAATCAAGAATATACAAAGGAAAATATCAAGATATTAGTTTTGATAAAACTTTTGATATTTGTGTTTCAAATCCACCTTTTTATCATACAAATGTTGTAAAAACAGAAAATGAAAATATAAAAATAGCAAGATATAATGACTCTATGCCTTTGGTTGATTTTATATCAAAAACTTCAAAAGTATTAAATCAAAACGGTAAGTTTTTCTTCTGTTATGATGTTAAGCAGTTAAATGATATTATGCACCTTTTAAATGAGTATAAGTTAAATATCGAGTCGATGCAGTTTGTGCATCCAAAGCTTGGAAAAGATGCTACTTTAGTATTGATTTATGCAAGAAAAAATTCAAAATCTTTGATGCGAATATTAAGTCCGCTTATTGTATTTGATGAAAAAGATTTTACTAAAGAGGTTCAAGATATTTATAAAGTATCTTCAACACACAGTATAAAAGTTGATATATGAATGAAATAATAAAACAAGATGATTTTCCCTATGGTTTTAATCCAAAAGCTTGTGATACTTGCGCAGGAAACTGTTGCATAGGTGAGAGCGGTTATATTTGGATAAATAAAACCGAACAAGAAGATTTGGCAAAACTTTTAAATATAGAAGTAGATGAGTTAGTATATAAGTTTTTAAGAAAAGTAGGGTATAAGTATACAATCAATGAAAAAAGATTGGCTGAAAATAATTATGCTTGTGTCTTTTTTGATTTGGAAAAAAGACAGTGTTCTGTGTATGAAGCAAGACCAAAACAGTGTAGAACTTTCCCTTTTTGGGATTATTTTAAAACAAGAATTAATGAGGTAAAAGAAGAGTGTCCAGCTATAAAAGATATTTAATAATATTTATTTTTCTAAGTTCTTTGTTTGCAAAAGAAGTAGATAAAGATTTTAATGAAGATTTATATATTGTATATGCCTTAGAATATGAAAGACAAGGTAATACAAATCAAGCTAGATTTTTGTATGAAAAATTATATGACAATACTAATAACTATGAATATTATATAAGATATTTAAGAGCATCTTTGGCAACAGGTCATTTTAAAGATATTGTAAAAAAAGTACAAAATCATCTTGGCGATAATGTAAAAGAACAAGAGCTTATTTTAAGAATATATTGTGTTTCATTACTTAATCTAAATCAAACAGACAAAGCCTTAGAAGTGGCACAAAAACTTTTAACTAAATATAAAAGTGCTCTAAACTATGAAGTTTTGGCAAATGTTTATTTTGTAAAAAAAGATTATACAAAAGCAGCTTCGTATTTTGAAACTTCATATTCTATGAATAATAGTTCAAATACACTTCTTAATCTTGTAAATATTTTATATGCGTATTTAAATAAAAAGCCAGAAGCTTTAGCTTATCTTGAAACACATGTTAGACTATTTGGTTGTGATTCAAATATTTGTTCAAAATTGATATCTATTTATCAAGAACAAAATAATGTAGATGGAATTATTTCAGTTTTAAAAAGATCATATCAAACATATAAAAATGAAGACAACGAAGATATGGCTAATAAAACATATAAAGTTTTAATCTCATACTTAGAGAAGAAAGATATAAATGAAGCAATTTTATTTCTAGAAAAAGAAAAATTAGATGATGTAAAACTAGTGAGTTTGTACAAAAGAACTGACCAACCACTAAAAGCCCTTAAGTTAGTGCGAAAACTATATAAACAAGATGGCAATGTTGATTTATTGGCTCAAATTGCTATTTTAGAGTTTGAAACAGCAGCAGATAAAAGAAAAGTTTTAGACAATGTTATTAAAAAATTTAATGAAGTACTAACTGTTTTAGATAATCATGTTTATCAAAACTATTTAGGTTATATTTTAATTGATTACAATGTTGACATAAAAAAAGGTCTTGCTTATGTTGAGGAAGCTTTAAAGAAAGCTCCAAATAATATAGCTTATATTGATTCAAAAGCTTGGGGAAATTACAAATTGAAAAATTGTAAAATTGCTTATAAACTTATGAAAAAAGTAGTTGATGAAGTAGGGCTTAGTGATAGTGAGATTAGAATGCATTGGAAGAAAATTAAGGAGTGTAGTAAAAAATGATTTTAGATGAGATAAATAAGAGAACTTTAGAAGATGTACAAAGAAGGAAAAAAGAGATACCTTTAGAATTATTAGGAAGAAGTTTAAGTTCTAATCCATATGCTCCAAGAGATGTAAAACCATATCTTACATCAACTAAAGAAGAACCAATTAGAATCATTGCTGAAGTTAAAAAAGCAAGTCCTAGTAAGGGAGTTATTAAAGAAGACTTTGATCCAGTATTTATTGCTCAAGAGTATTCAAAAAATGGAGCAAATGCTATTTCTGTTTTAACTGAACCTCACTATTTCCAAGGAAATTTAGAGTACCTAACACAAATAAGAAGATATGTTCCAACACCACTTCTTAGAAAAGATTTTATTTTAGATAAGTATCAAATCGTGGAAGCTTTAGTTTATGGCGCAGATTTTATACTTCTTATTGCAAAAAGTTTATCTACTAAAGATTTAAAAGAGTTATATGAATACGCACTTCACTTAGGACTAGAAGTATTAGTTGAAGTTCATGATAAAGAAGATTTAACAAAAGCTATGAAATGTGGAGCACATATTGTAGGAATAAATCATAGAAATCTTGAAACGATGGAGATGGATATGAGTCTTTGTGAAAAACTAATACCTATGATTCCAAATGGAAAAATTATCGTTGCAGAAAGTGGAGTAAGTAGTACTGAAATAATAAAAAATCTAAGCGAAATAGGTGCAGATGCTTTTCTAATAGGTGAACATTTTATGAGAGTTCCAAGTATAGAAGAAGAGTTGAAAAAGTTTAAAAACTCACTAAACTAACATGATTTATGAAATTATTCTATTTTCTCTATTAGCTGGTTCTACAGTTTTTATTGGTGGTTTGATTTCATACTATTTTGAAAATAGAGTACATAATAAAGAGCTAAAAGAGCTTATTATTCACTACTTAATAGCTTTTTCAACAGGAATAATGCTTTCTGCCATCTCTTTTGTTTTAGTCCCTGATGGGATGTTAGAATTGCCTGTTTTATTAAGTACTTCACTTTTTATTTTAGGTGGACTTTCTTTTTTCTTTTTTGATAAGTTAATTGAAAAGAACAGATATAAAATACCACAAGTAATAGCTATGTTATTGGATTTTATTCCAGAATCTATAGCTTTAGGTGCTGTATTTGTTTATAACCATAAAGTTGGAGTTTTACTCTCTATTTTTATAGCCTTACAAAACTTACCAGAATCATTTAATTCATATACTGAGCTAAAAAAACTAAAACACTCATCTTATAAAGCACTTTTTATACTATTTATTTTAAGTTTTGTTGGACTCATCTTTTCCCTATTAGGTTATGTATTTTTAGAAGATAAGATTTTGATTACTTCTTCTTTGATGCTTTTTTCAGCGGGTGGAATTATGTATATTATCTTTCAAGATATTGCACCATTATTGCAATATAAAAAAAGAAAATTAATTGCTATTGGTGTAAACTTTGGATTTATAATTGGCATGTTAGGTGAATCTATAATATAAGTAAAACTTATAGATTTTTTAACATTAAATTAACAATAAACTCTTATAATTAACCTTATTTAAATACATAGGGTTTTTTATGAATAAAATATTAGTTTTAACAATTTCTACTATTATCTTATTTTTTGCATATGGAATATTTGAAAATATGACAAAAAATGATCCTAAAAGTAAAAGGGTAGAGTGCCAAGAAAAAACTGTAACTTTTGAATCAATTTATTCACCTGGAAAAATATCACTTGCTAAAGATTTACTCCTATCAGATAATTATATAACCAAATCAGAGATAAATTATTCAGTTTTTATGCCTTCTATTTTAAAAGAATTCTATGATATAAAAAAAGCAGATTCTATTTTAAAAAAAAATATTCCCAAAGAAAAAACAGTAAACACAGATAAAAAAGTTGTAATTGACTATTATATTTTGGAAAATGATAAAAAAGATAAAAATAAAAAAGGCTCAAAATCTAATTTTTTTGCAGGATATTTAGTATTTGAATTTAAAATTGATAAAAAAATAGTTTACAAAATACAAACAGATTATATGGATGAAGATGGTAGTGATATAGAAGAGAGAATGAAGTGTGTTATAAAATCATTTCTAAGTATAAAAAATAAGAAAATGTAACTCAAGTCTATTTAAATAGACTTGAACCTACTCGAATCATATTTGAACCACATGCAATAGCTAATTCAAAATCCCCACTCATCCCCATAGAACAATATTTTGCTCCAAATGGTGCTAACTCATCAAAGATTTTCTTAGTTGTTTCAAAAGATTTTTTTACAATTTCTTCTTCTTCAACATGAGCTCCGATACTCATTACACCTTTTAGATTTATATTTGCACATGTATCAATTATATTTTTATAAACTTCAATTGCCTCTTCTGGCATAACGCCAGCTTTTGATTCTTCATAAGCTGAGTTTATTTGAAGTAGGGCATTTATTTTTTTATTTTTTGCTTCTAATTTTTTGTTAAGTTCAATTGCTAATTCTAAAGAGTCAATTGATTGAATCAATGTTGGATTTAAATCAATCAAATTATTGATTTTATTTTTTTGAAGTCTTCCCACAAAATGCCATTCTAATGGTAACTCCTCAAGTTTTTCCATTTTGTCTTTTAAATCTTGTACTTTGTTCTCACCATAAGCTCTTTGACCTGCATCATATAAAGTTGCTACTTCTTCTGATAGGCTATATTTACTAATAGCTATGATTTTTACTATATGATGATGAGAGACTTGAAGTCTTGCAGCTTCAACTCTTTCTATTAATTTGTCTAAATTTTCTACAGCTAACTGTTTTGTTAACATCTATTCTCCTACTTTAATAATCTAGAGATATCGTTATAAATACCCAAAAGCATAAGTGAACCAAGAATTACCCATCCTACAACTGTCAAGTACATAAACACTTTATCACTTGGTTTTCTTCTTGCTATTATTTCATAAAGGTTAAACATAATATGTCCACCATCAAGGGCTGGTATTGGAAGAAGGTTTAAAACTCCTAAATTCACTGAGATAAGAGCTGTAATTGTTAATAATGCAATGATACTTGATTGACTTGCATCTGAGATTACTTTTCCTATTGTTATTACTCCACCAACTTCACTACTTGGAATTACACCTTGGATTAGTTTTTGAACACCTTTAAAAATCATTTTTGATGACTCTACTGTTGAGTCATAGGCAAAACCTAGTGCTTCAATTGGTGATAAATCTAATTTCACTACTTTAGGTGCAGGGGCAATACCTATCATTCTTTTTTTGATTTTTTCTTTAAATATATTTTCACTATCACTTATATGTGGGTTTATGATTCTTGTAATAACTGCACCATCTCTTTTAATATAAAATTGAAGAGCACCTTTTGACTGTACAATATATTTTCCAACTTCATTCCACTGTTTTACATCTGTATTATTTATTCTTAAAATTTCATCATTTACTTTTAATCCAGCTTTTGCAGCAGGTGAATTAGCTACAACTTGACCAATTGTTGGACTTAAAGCATTTGCTCCAATAATTGCAATTGCAAAATATAAAATAGCTGCAAGAATAAAGTTAGCAAATGGACCAGCAAAAAGTATTATTATTCTTTGCCAAGGTTTTTTGTTATTGTATGAATCATTTCCAGCTTCTACAAGTCCTGGTTTAGTATCATCTTGACCTTTCATTTTTACATAACCACCAAGTGGTATTAATGCAAATTGCCAAGATGTTCCCATCCACTGTTTAGAATAAAGTTTTTTTCCAAAACCTATTGAGAATACTTCAACTTTTATTCCAAAGTATCGTGCTGCCAAAAAGTGTCCTAATTCATGGAAAAATACCAAAAATGAAAGAACAAGTAAAAAAGTTATAGTACCCACAAATATCCTTTAGTTTTTAAAATAGTCTCTTATATATTCATATCCTGAATATAGTGTTAATATAACTGCAAACCAAAGTAATTCAGTTCCAAAAGGCCAATTCATAATTAAAAAACCAATAGCTATCATTTGAACTACAGTTTTTATTTTTCCTGCCATTGTTGAAGCTACATCTTTACCTTCACCAATTGCAACAACTCTAAGTCCTGTTATAAAGAATTCCCTTGAAAGTATTAAAAATATAGCCCAGGCACTTGCTCTATTTATAGCTACAAGTCCTATGAAACCTGAAAGCATAAGCATTTTATCTGCAAGTGGATCTAATATACCACCAAGTTTTGTTATTTGATTCCAAGATCTTGCTATATATCCATCAAAAAAGTCAGTAACTGAAGCTATCACAAAAATAAGTCCAGCAAAATAATCTAGCCAAGAGGGATGCCAAGTAGAAAAAATGGCACTATCCCTATCAACTAAAAACCATAACATTAATGGTGCTAATGCTATTCTTAAAAGTGCTAAGGCATTAGGCAGATTTAATTTTTTTGTCATTATCTAAAAGTTGTCCCACCATCTACGATTAGAGTATGACCTGTAATCCATGATGCATCATTAGTACATAAGAAATAACATGATTGTGCTAAATCTTCTGGTTGACCAATTCTATTTAGTGGAGAGTATTCAGCAGTTTTTGCTTTTACTTCTTCATAGTTTGTAAATGCTTTAAGTGCATCTGTATCAATTGGACCACCAGAAACTGCATTTACTCTAATACCATATTCACCAAGTTCATTTGCAGCATATCTAACCATAGCTTCAACTGCTGCTTTATTTGTACCATGACCTGCATAGTTTTCGATATATACTAAGTTTCCTGTACTACTTAAACTAACAATTGCTCCACCACCAATTTGTTGCATTCTTTTTGCAGCTTGTTGTGCACCACAAACAAAGGCATTTACTGTTGCTGTATAGATATTATTTAATCCTCTTGGTTTTAGTTTCATAAATTTACCATATCCACCAACAACTGCTCGTCCATAAATCATAGCATTTGAGATAAAGAAATCAACTCTATCAAAATCTTTGTCGATTTCTAAAAATAGTTCTTTATATTTTTCTGGTTCTAAGATATTAAAAGGATATGCTTTACATTTTACACCATATTTTTCTTCAACATCTTTACAAATATCTTCTGCAAATTGTTGATTTGAATTATATGTAAAAGCAACATTGATACCATTACTTGCAAACTTATAAACACACTCTTTACCAATACCTTTTGTTCCACCAGAAATTACTAATGTTTTTCCCTTCATCTCACTACTCATTATTTTATTACCTCATAATTTTTAATTATTTCTTCAATTTTTTTCATATTTTCTAAGCTTGGTTTTGTAAGTGGTAATCTATACTCTAAAGTATCCATTAATCCTGCAATATACATAGCCGCTTTTATTGGTATTGGATTGTTTTCACAAAACATAATTTTATTTAGTGCATATAGTTCATTATTTATAGCTCTTCCTGTTTCATAATCACCTTCAAATACTGATTTTACTAATCTACTTTTGTAATTAGGAAGTAAATTTGCAGTAACTGAAATAATACCTTTCCCACCATTTGCAAGCATAGGAAAATCAATAAGATCATCACCAGAAACTACACAAAAGTCAGCTCTTTTTGCATTTAATTCAATTGCTCGCTCTAGACTTCCTGTTGCTTCTTTGATTGCATAGATATTTTTAATATCATCAAATAATCTAATTGCAGTATCTGCTTCAATATCAACTCCAGTTCTTCCTGGAACATTATAAAGCATAACTGGAATTTCAACAGACTCGGCAATTGCTTTGTAGTGTTGATAAAGTC
The sequence above is drawn from the Arcobacter sp. F2176 genome and encodes:
- the dapA gene encoding 4-hydroxy-tetrahydrodipicolinate synthase codes for the protein MNIITGAMTALITPFKNGRVDAVCYEYLIKRQIAQGIDAVVPVGTTGESATLSHNEHKECIEIAVSVCKGTNVKVIAGAGSNATHEACDIAKHAQNVGADGILSVAPYYNKPMQEGLYQHYKAIAESVEIPVMLYNVPGRTGVDIEADTAIRLFDDIKNIYAIKEATGSLERAIELNAKRADFCVVSGDDLIDFPMLANGGKGIISVTANLLPNYKSRLVKSVFEGDYETGRAINNELYALNKIMFCENNPIPIKAAMYIAGLMDTLEYRLPLTKPSLENMKKIEEIIKNYEVIK
- a CDS encoding enoyl-ACP reductase; its protein translation is MSSEMKGKTLVISGGTKGIGKECVYKFASNGINVAFTYNSNQQFAEDICKDVEEKYGVKCKAYPFNILEPEKYKELFLEIDKDFDRVDFFISNAMIYGRAVVGGYGKFMKLKPRGLNNIYTATVNAFVCGAQQAAKRMQQIGGGAIVSLSSTGNLVYIENYAGHGTNKAAVEAMVRYAANELGEYGIRVNAVSGGPIDTDALKAFTNYEEVKAKTAEYSPLNRIGQPEDLAQSCYFLCTNDASWITGHTLIVDGGTTFR
- a CDS encoding tRNA1(Val) (adenine(37)-N6)-methyltransferase; this encodes MLLYQPQDGYCYNSDTHFLHHFINTNLKIFKNIKGELLDIGSGSGILGLLVARDNPRLNLNQCEVQDKFQELTKINSKNNKIESRIYKGKYQDISFDKTFDICVSNPPFYHTNVVKTENENIKIARYNDSMPLVDFISKTSKVLNQNGKFFFCYDVKQLNDIMHLLNEYKLNIESMQFVHPKLGKDATLVLIYARKNSKSLMRILSPLIVFDEKDFTKEVQDIYKVSSTHSIKVDI
- a CDS encoding ZIP family metal transporter, with product MIYEIILFSLLAGSTVFIGGLISYYFENRVHNKELKELIIHYLIAFSTGIMLSAISFVLVPDGMLELPVLLSTSLFILGGLSFFFFDKLIEKNRYKIPQVIAMLLDFIPESIALGAVFVYNHKVGVLLSIFIALQNLPESFNSYTELKKLKHSSYKALFILFILSFVGLIFSLLGYVFLEDKILITSSLMLFSAGGIMYIIFQDIAPLLQYKKRKLIAIGVNFGFIIGMLGESII
- the trpC gene encoding indole-3-glycerol phosphate synthase TrpC, yielding MILDEINKRTLEDVQRRKKEIPLELLGRSLSSNPYAPRDVKPYLTSTKEEPIRIIAEVKKASPSKGVIKEDFDPVFIAQEYSKNGANAISVLTEPHYFQGNLEYLTQIRRYVPTPLLRKDFILDKYQIVEALVYGADFILLIAKSLSTKDLKELYEYALHLGLEVLVEVHDKEDLTKAMKCGAHIVGINHRNLETMEMDMSLCEKLIPMIPNGKIIVAESGVSSTEIIKNLSEIGADAFLIGEHFMRVPSIEEELKKFKNSLN
- the pgsA gene encoding CDP-diacylglycerol--glycerol-3-phosphate 3-phosphatidyltransferase produces the protein MTKKLNLPNALALLRIALAPLMLWFLVDRDSAIFSTWHPSWLDYFAGLIFVIASVTDFFDGYIARSWNQITKLGGILDPLADKMLMLSGFIGLVAINRASAWAIFLILSREFFITGLRVVAIGEGKDVASTMAGKIKTVVQMIAIGFLIMNWPFGTELLWFAVILTLYSGYEYIRDYFKN
- the rseP gene encoding RIP metalloprotease RseP, producing MGTITFLLVLSFLVFFHELGHFLAARYFGIKVEVFSIGFGKKLYSKQWMGTSWQFALIPLGGYVKMKGQDDTKPGLVEAGNDSYNNKKPWQRIIILFAGPFANFILAAILYFAIAIIGANALSPTIGQVVANSPAAKAGLKVNDEILRINNTDVKQWNEVGKYIVQSKGALQFYIKRDGAVITRIINPHISDSENIFKEKIKKRMIGIAPAPKVVKLDLSPIEALGFAYDSTVESSKMIFKGVQKLIQGVIPSSEVGGVITIGKVISDASQSSIIALLTITALISVNLGVLNLLPIPALDGGHIMFNLYEIIARRKPSDKVFMYLTVVGWVILGSLMLLGIYNDISRLLK
- a CDS encoding 4Fe-4S dicluster domain-containing protein, whose amino-acid sequence is MTSMETPLNTPVWIDAKRCKACDLCASVCPAGVLAMTYDSTSTLGSKVRIISKESCIGCGDCEYACPDFAISVATKHEYKFAKLTEESKQRARILKENNYRIKD
- a CDS encoding YkgJ family cysteine cluster protein, which produces MNEIIKQDDFPYGFNPKACDTCAGNCCIGESGYIWINKTEQEDLAKLLNIEVDELVYKFLRKVGYKYTINEKRLAENNYACVFFDLEKRQCSVYEARPKQCRTFPFWDYFKTRINEVKEECPAIKDI
- a CDS encoding YggS family pyridoxal phosphate-dependent enzyme; protein product: MLTKQLAVENLDKLIERVEAARLQVSHHHIVKIIAISKYSLSEEVATLYDAGQRAYGENKVQDLKDKMEKLEELPLEWHFVGRLQKNKINNLIDLNPTLIQSIDSLELAIELNKKLEAKNKKINALLQINSAYEESKAGVMPEEAIEVYKNIIDTCANINLKGVMSIGAHVEEEEIVKKSFETTKKIFDELAPFGAKYCSMGMSGDFELAIACGSNMIRVGSSLFK